A window of Nonomuraea angiospora genomic DNA:
GCTGCGCACGGAGTTTCTCTCCGCGCTCCCGGTCCAGGCATCGATACATCACGACGTCGGGGCGGCGGTTGAGTAGCGGTACGTCTCGCAGCCGGAGGTCGACGTCGTTGTTGACGGTGAGGCACTCATGTCCACGGCTCATCGCGTCCCTGGCGTAGCGCTCCAGGAGGTTGGCCAGCCGCCTGCCTGCGCTCTGATGATCGGGAGCAGGGGCCTCGCAGTAGACCACGTAACCGTCCACGATCTCGATCGCCCTTGCGATCTCCTCCGGGAGCTCCTCGTACTCCTCGGCTGTGACCCTGCTGGGTTGAGGACGGATGCTGTGGAGCCAGCTGTCTTCCGGCAAGGCTGTCATCGG
This region includes:
- a CDS encoding Uma2 family endonuclease — its product is MTALPEDSWLHSIRPQPSRVTAEEYEELPEEIARAIEIVDGYVVYCEAPAPDHQSAGRRLANLLERYARDAMSRGHECLTVNNDVDLRLRDVPLLNRRPDVVMYRCLDRERGEKLRAQHALLVVEIVSPGSETQDTTDKLGEYAKAGIPHYWIVRLDQIGVSTIERYRLDLASMLYKHVGTLMKEADPAPAITNPLPLTIDWADLQF